One region of Malania oleifera isolate guangnan ecotype guangnan chromosome 6, ASM2987363v1, whole genome shotgun sequence genomic DNA includes:
- the LOC131157506 gene encoding KH domain-containing protein HEN4 has product MDAQFMPTEASAATPTGAGSKRRHHSHQPVPHHLKPSAGETLFRILCPATKTGGVIGKGGAIIRQFREETGSKIRIDDAVPGCDERVILILAPDSIRKDSSSTTSTTTTATASNSSNNNGEAAPDVQESASAYTGASEDDGSPAQKALVRVFERILRVDEERSQGEGKENKEEAGIQGLVLCRLLAGSNQVGCVLGRGGKIVEKIRQASGAQVRILPKDHIPACASSGDELIQITGNFPAVKKALLSVSSCLQDNSRVDVATSAAMKSSGAALHGTGMPALVDPFPQRNYGASLQSTDYRSRVYSSTPGPENFVSNYRMAVEDEVVFRLLCQVDKVGSLIGKGGSVIRALQSETGASIKIADAAPDADERVVVISARENSEQNRSPAQDAVIRVHCRIAEVGFEPGAAVVARLLVHAQQIGCLLGKGGFIIAEMRRATGASIRIFAKEQVPKSGALNDEVVQVIGSLHSVQDALFHITSRLRETIFPGKPPFSSVNGPPYLAPFPDMPPQFRPRHDPASPGHNPSPVGHSRGADRSAVSAQPLDHHNAFTRGVDHIGLSNLEGVPYSYGTERPMHGLTFDRPSSPRSWTPRAHNVGNSGEAADVSSVLSSRNGPNGSGGLAPVSTSTTVEIVIPQALLNHVYGENSSNLSQIRQVSGAKVLVHDPKSGATEGMAVVSGTQDQTRAAQSLIQAFILCGRTS; this is encoded by the exons ATGGATGCTCAATTCATGCCAACCGAGGCCTCAGCAGCCACCCCCACCGGTGCCGGAAGTAAGCGGCGCCACCACAGTCATCAGCCGGTGCCGCATCATCTCAAGCCCTCCGCCGGAGAAACACTCTTCAGAATCCTCTGCCCAGCGACAAAGACCGGCGGCGTCATCGGCAAGGGCGGGGCCATCATCCGCCAGTTCCGCGAGGAAACCGGCTCCAAAATTCGCATCGATGACGCCGTTCCTGGCTGCGATGAGCGCGTCATCCTCATCCTTGCTCCCGACTCCATCAGGAAAGATAGCTCCTCCACCACCTCTACTACCACCACCGCCACTGCTTCCAATTCTAGTAATAATAATGGCGAAGCTGCTCCGGATGTTCAAGAATCGGCCAGCGCATACACGGGCGCGAGCGAGGACGATGGGTCACCGGCACAGAAGGCTCTGGTTAGGGtttttgaaagaatattgagGGTTGATGAGGAGAGGAGTCAGGGCGAGGGGAAAGAGAATAAGGAAGAAGCCGGTATACAGGGGTTAGTGTTGTGTAGGTTGTTGGCTGGGAGTAATCAGGTGGGTTGCGTGCTTGGAAGGGGAGGGAAGATTGTGGAGAAGATTAGGCAGGCAAGTGGAGCACAGGTTAGGATTTTGCCCAAGGATCATATCCCAGCGTGTGCTTCCTCCGGGGATGAGTTGATACAG ATAACAGGAAACTTCCCAGCAGTAAAGAAGGCACTCCTGTCTGTTTCAAGTTGTCTTCAAGATAACTCTAGAGTAGATGTAGCTACTTCTGCTGCTATGAAATCATCGGGGGCAGCCCTTCATGGAACTGGTATGCCTGCACTGGTGGACCCATTTCCTCAACGTAATTATGGAGCTAGTCTCCAGTCTACAGATTACCGTTCCAGGGTTTATTCTTCTACTCCAGGGCCTGAGAATTTTGTATCCAACTACAGAATGGCAGTGGAGGATGAGGTTGTATTTAGGTTATTATGTCAAGTGGACAAAGTTGGCAGTTTGATAGGGAAAGGTGGATCTGTTATACGGGCTTTGCAAAGTGAGACTGGTGCTTCTATCAAGATTGCTGATGCCGCACCTGATGCAGATGAGCGGGTGGTTGTGATATCTGCACGAGAG AATTCAGAGCAAAACCGTTCTCCAGCACAAGATGCTGTTATTCGCGTTCATTGTCGAATCGCTGAGGTTGGGTTTGAACCTGGTGCTGCAGTTGTTGCTAGGCTTCTTGTACATGCACAACAGATAGGTTGTTTATTGGGTAAGGGTGGTTTCATTATTGCTGAAATGAGAAGAGCTACAGGTGCTAGTATACGTATCTTTGCAAAGGAACAAGTCCCAAAGAGTGGTGCTCTGAATGACGAAGTTGTGCAG GTCATTGGCAGCTTGCATTCTGTACAGGATGCTTTATTTCATATTACAAGCAGGCTTAGGGAGACTATATTTCCAGGGAAACCACCCTTTTCCAGTGTGAATGGTCCACCCTACTTGGCTCCTTTCCCAGATATGCCCCCTCAGTTCAGGCCTAGACATGATCCAGCCTCCCCTGGTCACAACCCTTCTCCAGTTGGACACTCTCGTGGAGCTGATCGTTCTGCTGTTTCAGCCCAACCTCTTGATCACCATAATGCATTTACACGTGGCGTGGACCATATAGGTCTATCTAATTTGGAAGGAGTTCCTTACTCTTACGGCACTGAGAGACCAATGCATGGGCTTACTTTTGATCGGCCATCCTCTCCTAGATCATGGACACCTCGG GCACACAATGTTGGGAACTCTGGGGAAGCTGCGGATGTTAGTTCTGTCTTGTCTTCAAGAAATGGGCCTAATGGAAG TGGAGGTCTGGCTCCCGTTTCGACAAGCACGACTGTTGAGATTGTCATTCCTCAAGCATTGTTGAACCATGTTTATGGAGAGAATAGTAGTAATCTGAGTCAGATCAGGCAG GTCTCGGGTGCAAAGGTACTGGTTCATGATCCAAAGTCTGGTGCAACGGAAGGTATGGCTGTAGTATCGGGAACACAGGATCAAACACGAGCAGCCCAAAGCCTTATTCAAGCCTTCATCCTTTGTGGACGTACGTCTTGA